One segment of Trichlorobacter ammonificans DNA contains the following:
- a CDS encoding RNA methyltransferase has protein sequence MHDSLAIVLVEPQSPGNIGMVCRAMKNMGIHRLRLVKGCDRLHPEALKFAVSARDLLEQAQLFPSLEAALADTTISVATTRRTGKYRRELMTPPQVARMIHQQAGGMAALVFGREDHGLTTDELSRCTLQATIPSSSDYGSLNLAQSVLIFCYELFSGTAGEVDDTARRQLAASGELEPLFDQMQATLLSIGYLNPQNPDHIMRSLRRILFRSGLDSREAALLRGMFSQIDWAARNFDGRKKTR, from the coding sequence ATGCATGATTCACTCGCCATAGTTCTGGTTGAACCACAGTCGCCGGGCAACATCGGCATGGTCTGCCGGGCCATGAAAAACATGGGTATCCATCGTCTACGACTGGTCAAGGGATGCGACCGCCTGCACCCCGAGGCCCTCAAGTTCGCCGTTTCCGCCCGGGACCTGCTGGAACAGGCCCAGCTTTTTCCCTCCCTGGAAGCGGCACTGGCCGATACGACCATCTCGGTGGCCACCACCCGTCGTACCGGCAAATACCGCCGGGAGCTGATGACGCCACCCCAGGTGGCCCGGATGATCCACCAACAGGCAGGCGGCATGGCCGCACTGGTCTTTGGCCGTGAAGACCACGGCCTCACCACCGACGAACTGTCCCGCTGCACCCTGCAGGCCACCATACCGTCGAGCAGCGACTACGGCTCCTTGAATCTTGCCCAGTCGGTGCTTATCTTCTGCTACGAGCTGTTCTCCGGCACCGCCGGAGAGGTGGACGACACCGCCCGACGTCAGCTTGCCGCCTCCGGCGAACTGGAGCCGTTGTTCGACCAGATGCAGGCAACGCTGCTCTCGATCGGCTACCTGAACCCGCAGAACCCCGATCACATCATGCGCAGCCTGCGCCGCATCCTGTTCCGTTCCGGCCTCGACAGCCGCGAGGCAGCCCTGCTGCGCGGCATGTTTTCCCAGATCGACTGGGCTGCCCGTAACTTCGACGGCCGAAAGAAAACGCGGTGA